In the Mycolicibacterium chubuense NBB4 genome, one interval contains:
- a CDS encoding mechanosensitive ion channel family protein yields MMRDALNDMWRSIATFAPKLVAFLLILIIGLIVAKLISKAVDKILERVGFDRAVERGGVKRALANSQYDASTIAGKIVYYALALFVLQLAFGVFGPNPISVLLTGVIAFLPKLFVALIIVVVASAIAAAVRDLLSNSLSGLSYGRLLANLASIFILGLGVIAALNQIGIALTVTLPVLITILATLGGILVVGVGGGLIKPMQGRWENYLQKADEERRALRDRGQSANFAETSTQYSSHAQPPGNPPAGPPPRAFGDTPQQPGTSGTG; encoded by the coding sequence ATGATGAGGGACGCTTTGAACGACATGTGGCGCTCGATAGCCACCTTCGCCCCCAAACTGGTGGCGTTCCTGCTGATCCTGATTATCGGATTGATCGTGGCCAAATTGATTTCCAAAGCGGTCGACAAAATCCTGGAACGGGTTGGTTTCGACCGCGCTGTGGAACGCGGCGGCGTGAAACGTGCGCTCGCCAACAGCCAATACGACGCCTCTACCATCGCCGGGAAGATCGTCTATTACGCGTTAGCGCTATTCGTCCTACAGCTGGCGTTCGGCGTGTTTGGCCCCAACCCGATCAGCGTCCTGCTCACCGGGGTGATCGCGTTCCTGCCGAAGCTGTTCGTCGCCCTGATCATCGTGGTGGTGGCCTCGGCGATCGCCGCCGCAGTGCGGGACCTGTTGTCCAACAGCCTCAGCGGGCTGTCCTACGGTCGACTGCTGGCCAACCTGGCCAGCATCTTCATCCTCGGCCTCGGCGTCATCGCGGCCCTCAACCAGATTGGCATCGCGCTCACGGTCACTCTCCCGGTGCTCATCACGATCCTGGCCACCCTCGGCGGAATCCTCGTGGTCGGGGTGGGCGGCGGCCTGATCAAACCGATGCAGGGCCGCTGGGAAAACTACCTGCAGAAAGCTGACGAAGAACGCCGCGCCCTGCGCGATCGCGGCCAGTCGGCGAACTTTGCCGAAACCAGCACACAGTATTCCAGTCACGCGCAGCCGCCTGGTAACCCCCCCGCAGGCCCACCGCCCCGCGCCTTCGGGGACACACCGCAACAGCCGGGAACATCAGGCACCGGCTAG
- a CDS encoding ATP-binding protein has translation MTTTTTAAALPADVETLMRGLRLPHARAIAADVLATARAQRWDPTEVIKALLTEEAAGRARSMLAARRKAAGFPTGKTFDAWDPGASSIPLPTQQALQTLEWVGRRENLVVCGPAGTGKTFFLEALGQKVIEAGMPVAWFTLEQIGVLVRAHRADDSLGKAVAKIVRAELVVIDDVGLLPVGADAAEGLYRIVEAAYERKSVAISSNLHPSGFDELMPKTLATATVDRLLHHAHLCQTSGDSVRLAQALHGKGVKPLT, from the coding sequence ATGACCACCACCACTACTGCCGCGGCGCTGCCCGCCGACGTCGAAACCTTGATGCGTGGGTTGCGGTTGCCGCACGCCCGAGCGATCGCCGCCGACGTGCTGGCCACCGCCCGCGCACAACGCTGGGACCCCACCGAAGTCATCAAGGCACTGCTGACCGAAGAAGCCGCCGGACGCGCCCGCTCCATGCTGGCCGCCCGCCGCAAGGCCGCCGGCTTCCCGACCGGGAAAACCTTCGATGCCTGGGATCCGGGCGCCTCGTCGATCCCGCTGCCCACCCAACAGGCGCTACAAACCCTGGAATGGGTGGGGCGTCGGGAAAACCTGGTGGTCTGCGGGCCGGCCGGCACCGGCAAGACATTCTTCCTCGAAGCACTCGGGCAGAAAGTCATCGAAGCCGGAATGCCGGTGGCCTGGTTCACCCTCGAACAGATCGGCGTGCTCGTCCGGGCGCATCGCGCCGATGACTCCCTGGGCAAGGCGGTGGCCAAGATCGTGCGTGCCGAGCTCGTCGTCATTGATGACGTCGGGCTGCTGCCGGTCGGTGCTGACGCCGCTGAAGGGCTCTACCGCATCGTCGAGGCAGCCTACGAACGCAAGTCGGTGGCGATCTCGTCGAATCTGCATCCCAGTGGCTTCGACGAGCTGATGCCCAAGACGTTGGCCACCGCGACCGTCGACCGGCTCCTGCACCACGCGCACCTATGCCAAACCAGCGGAGACTCCGTGCGCCTGGCCCAAGCCCTGCACGGGAAAGGAGTCAAACCCCTGACCTGA
- the istA gene encoding IS21 family transposase, which produces MKSDGELMEILNAYDLTGSYRAAAELCGCSHHTVKKAVEDRDAGLPPATRRARMIDDWRDLLETWVADSKGKIRGDKAHDKLVALGYSGTDRTTRRAVAEIKAQWRLGNTRVHRPWITEPGLWLQYDFADGPLVAGRKIVLLVAWLAWSRYRVVIALRDRTAPSVFAGLDRIFRILGGAPTYLLTDNEKTVTTGHTAGVPVRNRAAVTFGRYYGISVLTCEPADPASKGGVENAVKLAKADIVPTDTNLLPQYATFADVEAACAEFNAEINARVHRTTGRRPVEMLTQERPALHAVPDLPHTAALGVTRRVPDNTPMVTFEHCQYSVPATLLGQTVWIRHHDSTDEVVICALDDGGPIEVARHRRATPGSPAIHDDHFPDHRDKVPGDYRVRARTASEQTFLALGPGAAVWLKEAAAVGTERILQKMAHAVELSALAGCSDVDWALGHAAVHGRFATGDLDSILASKGMDPTRRGAGEDTSLAQGTSGWNLFGRTTIDAPEAGIA; this is translated from the coding sequence TTGAAGTCTGACGGAGAACTCATGGAAATACTCAATGCCTACGACCTGACCGGGTCCTACCGCGCCGCGGCTGAGCTGTGCGGGTGCTCGCATCACACCGTGAAGAAAGCGGTCGAAGACCGCGACGCCGGGTTGCCGCCAGCGACGCGGCGGGCCCGGATGATCGACGATTGGCGCGACCTGCTGGAAACCTGGGTCGCTGATTCGAAGGGCAAGATCCGCGGCGACAAAGCCCACGACAAACTCGTCGCGCTCGGATACAGCGGTACCGACCGTACCACCCGCCGGGCGGTGGCGGAGATCAAAGCGCAATGGCGACTGGGCAATACGCGGGTGCACCGGCCGTGGATCACCGAGCCCGGACTGTGGCTGCAGTACGACTTCGCCGACGGCCCGCTTGTGGCCGGCCGTAAAATTGTGCTGTTGGTGGCGTGGCTGGCGTGGAGCCGCTACCGGGTGGTGATCGCGTTGCGCGACCGTACCGCACCGAGCGTCTTCGCCGGCCTGGACCGGATCTTCCGGATCCTCGGTGGCGCCCCGACCTACCTGCTGACCGACAACGAGAAGACCGTCACCACCGGACACACCGCCGGGGTGCCGGTCCGCAACCGCGCTGCGGTCACCTTCGGCCGCTACTACGGCATCTCGGTGCTGACCTGTGAGCCTGCCGATCCCGCTTCCAAAGGTGGGGTGGAGAACGCCGTCAAACTCGCCAAAGCCGATATCGTGCCCACCGATACCAATCTGCTGCCCCAGTACGCCACCTTCGCCGATGTCGAAGCCGCGTGCGCTGAGTTCAACGCCGAGATCAACGCCCGGGTGCACCGCACCACGGGTCGACGCCCCGTCGAGATGCTCACCCAGGAACGCCCCGCCCTGCACGCGGTGCCCGACCTGCCCCACACCGCCGCACTGGGAGTGACCCGCCGGGTTCCCGACAACACCCCGATGGTCACCTTCGAACACTGCCAATACTCAGTTCCAGCAACACTATTGGGACAAACAGTGTGGATCCGACATCACGACAGCACCGACGAAGTGGTGATCTGCGCCCTCGACGACGGCGGCCCCATCGAGGTGGCCCGGCACCGTCGCGCCACCCCCGGCAGCCCCGCAATCCACGATGACCATTTCCCCGACCACCGCGACAAAGTGCCCGGGGACTACCGCGTGCGTGCCCGCACCGCCAGTGAGCAGACCTTCCTGGCCTTGGGTCCCGGTGCAGCGGTGTGGCTCAAAGAAGCCGCCGCCGTCGGCACTGAACGGATTCTGCAGAAAATGGCCCACGCCGTCGAACTCTCAGCACTGGCCGGCTGCTCTGATGTCGACTGGGCCTTGGGTCATGCCGCCGTGCACGGCCGGTTCGCCACCGGCGATCTCGACTCCATCCTTGCCAGCAAGGGCATGGACCCCACCCGACGTGGCGCCGGCGAGGACACCTCGCTGGCGCAAGGCACCAGCGGGTGGAACCTGTTCGGCCGCACCACCATTGATGCCCCCGAGGCGGGCATCGCATGA
- a CDS encoding DDE-type integrase/transposase/recombinase: MPTDEGKLYFASVLDLHSRRLLASATSDHPDADLACDAIKMAAAVRGGRAAIDGVIFHTDRGSTFTATTFTTLSRTLGVSQSMGRVGSCFDNAAAEAFFSTLEHEVLSRHHFSTKAQARQVVVAWCQDFYNTQRRHSAAALMSPIQYERLAADQPAAA; encoded by the coding sequence ATCCCCACCGACGAAGGCAAGCTCTATTTCGCTTCGGTGCTGGATCTACATTCGCGTCGGCTGCTGGCTAGCGCGACCTCGGATCACCCGGATGCCGATCTGGCTTGCGACGCGATCAAGATGGCTGCGGCGGTGCGCGGTGGACGCGCCGCCATCGACGGGGTGATCTTCCATACTGATCGCGGATCTACCTTTACTGCTACGACTTTCACGACGCTGAGCCGAACACTCGGAGTGTCGCAGTCGATGGGCAGGGTCGGTTCATGTTTCGATAACGCCGCTGCGGAGGCGTTCTTCTCGACCCTCGAGCACGAAGTCCTGTCTCGGCACCACTTCAGCACCAAAGCCCAGGCACGCCAGGTCGTGGTGGCGTGGTGCCAGGACTTCTACAACACCCAGCGCCGGCACAGCGCGGCGGCATTGATGTCGCCGATCCAATACGAGAGACTCGCTGCAGACCAACCGGCTGCAGCTTAA
- a CDS encoding IS110 family transposase — protein sequence MTIVAHAYPFIIGVDTHARTHTLAVLVAATGELVATEQFPTTDAGLDRAVLWAARRTGGELSALWVIEGVASYGARLASTVNRAGFEVVEAARMDTRAHRGAGKSDPLDARRIAAAVLSLEPEQLRRPRSDDGIRAALRVLVTAREHMTTERTATVNALTALLRVAALGIDARKSLTTKQISDIARWRSRVEDVATIAARAEAARLAKRVVALNEELTANHAQMIDLIHASKAAVLLDKTGIGPVTVAVVYTAWSHAGRVRSEAAFAALAGVNPIPASSGNTIRHRLNRGGDRRLNRALHMAVITRMTHDPDTRAYVERRRAEGRSTKEIRRCLKRYLARHLYRTLQRLHAEPASIPQAA from the coding sequence ATGACCATTGTTGCGCACGCTTACCCGTTCATCATTGGAGTCGACACCCACGCCCGCACGCACACCCTCGCCGTTTTGGTCGCTGCCACCGGCGAACTGGTCGCCACCGAGCAGTTCCCCACCACCGATGCGGGCTTGGATCGGGCCGTCTTATGGGCCGCGCGCCGCACCGGCGGCGAACTGAGCGCCTTGTGGGTCATCGAGGGTGTCGCCTCTTACGGTGCCCGCCTGGCCTCGACGGTCAACCGGGCCGGCTTCGAGGTCGTGGAGGCAGCTCGGATGGACACACGCGCCCACCGCGGTGCGGGCAAGTCCGACCCCTTGGACGCCCGCAGGATCGCCGCCGCAGTCCTGTCCCTCGAGCCTGAACAGCTGCGCCGGCCGCGCAGCGACGACGGTATCCGGGCGGCATTGCGGGTTCTCGTTACCGCTCGTGAGCACATGACTACCGAACGCACCGCGACCGTCAACGCACTTACCGCGTTGCTGCGTGTAGCCGCCTTGGGTATAGACGCTCGGAAGTCACTGACCACCAAGCAGATTAGCGATATCGCCCGCTGGCGCAGTCGCGTTGAAGACGTCGCTACGATTGCCGCTCGCGCCGAGGCAGCCCGGCTGGCTAAGCGGGTGGTCGCTCTCAACGAGGAACTCACCGCCAACCACGCGCAGATGATCGATCTCATCCACGCCAGCAAGGCCGCTGTACTGCTGGACAAGACTGGCATCGGCCCCGTTACCGTCGCAGTGGTCTACACCGCCTGGTCGCACGCTGGCCGGGTTCGCTCCGAAGCGGCGTTCGCCGCCCTGGCTGGCGTCAATCCGATCCCCGCTTCCTCGGGCAACACGATCCGTCACCGACTCAACCGAGGCGGCGACAGGCGGCTCAATCGTGCTCTGCACATGGCCGTGATCACCCGTATGACCCACGACCCGGACACCCGGGCCTACGTCGAACGGCGCCGCGCGGAAGGTCGATCCACCAAGGAGATCCGACGCTGCCTCAAGCGCTACCTTGCCCGCCACCTCTACCGAACCCTGCAGAGACTTCACGCCGAGCCCGCGTCCATTCCGCAGGCAGCTTGA
- a CDS encoding transposase: MPDSRRKFDPGFREGAVRIVRETGKPIARIARDLGVHPGTLGNWVVKDRAEHGGARGLFDR; this comes from the coding sequence ATGCCGGATTCGCGAAGGAAGTTCGATCCGGGGTTCCGGGAGGGTGCGGTACGCATCGTCCGTGAGACCGGTAAGCCGATCGCCCGGATAGCCCGCGACCTGGGTGTGCACCCGGGCACCCTGGGAAACTGGGTTGTCAAGGACCGTGCTGAACATGGAGGGGCGCGGGGGCTTTTTGACCGGTGA